TAGAGTAGCGATTGTTTTCACGTGATTAGAATCCCCAGCCGATGGTGATCGCTGGATGCTTGAACCAGATCCACCCGGCTTGAATGAAATAGTTGGATTGCGAATAGGTGACGAGCAGGTGCGATTTCCTGCCGTCGTTCATGGCGATGGCAGTCCACTCGGGTGAGAAACGGTAACTCGCGCCGAACGGATAGACGAGCTTTTTCTCGAAGCCCGAGTAGGTGATCGAGAGATATGGCGATAGCTGGGTACCGGGAATCGTCTTGCCGAAGTTGGCGCTGGCGAGTTGATAGCCCTCGGGCGTCCCGATGCGGTCCGAACTTGTGTTGAAGAAGATCATCGGTCTCTTCTCGTTCTCGCTCTGAACGACCCACGTCGCCCTCAACCCTAGTTCTTGGACGGCGAAGTTGTACTCCGTTCCGATCTGGAAGTTGGGCGTAGCGTTGTAGTCGATCGTCAATCGGTGCCGTGGTCGCAGTTGAGGCGTGTCGGCGAATCGATAGGCGATTACCCATCTCTTGTTGAGGCTTCCCGAACCGAGAAGCTGGCCTTCGCCGGGTCACCCAGTTCACGTTGGGACGCTCGTCTGACAATATGCCAGGACGGGCAGAGCGGCGAACAGAACAGCTATTTTCCGCATGGACATCCACAGGTGCAGGTCGAGCCGGGGCATTGCCCAGAGGCGCAGCAGTCGCAATTACAGTTACAGTTCATGTTTTTCTCCTTGATCGAGTTGGTTTGGGCCGAGAACGCAATAGCCGTCTACTCTGATGGCGAGCCTCCTTCTGATCCTTTCCGCGTCGCGCTGGCCGCGTTGGTCCGCTTTGAGCGCTGCCGCGTAGTGGTTCAAAACGGCTTCAAGTGCGGGCTTTGCGCTCGGCTCGATGCTGTAGTTGATCCACTTGTGCCTCTGTGTGGTGGAGAGGACTCCCGCCTGACGGAGGGTTTGCAAATGGTTGGAGAGCGTTGATTGACTCATCTCCAGGGCATCGGCAAGCTCACAGACGCAAAGCCCGTTCTTGAGCAGTGCCGCAAGGATTCGCACACGAGTGGGATCGGCGAGAGCTTTGCCAAACAGGACGACATCGTTCATGGCTTCATACCAGGATACGAGGATATGATAGCACAAGTTCCTGCCAGCGTAGAATAGAGCATGGCACTTGACCCCGTTTGCGGGATGATGGTTGACCCCGCCGATGCGGCGGGGTCGTTTGAACACGCGGGCACAACTTACTATTTCTGCGGCAAGAGTTGTCTGGAGCGATTCAAGTCGAACCCCGAGAAACATCTGGCCCCTGAGCCAATCGAGGCAGCAGAGCCTCAAGATGTGCGGCTTGAGTACACCTGCCCCATGCATCCCGAGATCGTGCAGAAGGGTCCGGGCAGTTGCCCGAAGTGCGGCATGGCGTTGGAGCCGCTCCATCCGGCCGCGACGGTCAAGAAGACGCAATGGACTTGTCCGATGCATCCGCAGATCGTGCAGGACAAACCGGGCAGTTGCCCCATCTGCGGGATGGCGCTTGAACCGATGGAGGTGAGCCCCGACGACGAGAATCCCGAGCTTGTGGACATGACCCGCCGGTTCTGGGTTTCGACCGTCCTCTCGATACCGCTTCTATTGGCAGTGATGCCCCATCTGTTCGGATTCGACATCGCGAACTGGATACCGCATGGAGTTCTGGGCTGGGCACAGTTTGCGCTCGCTACGCCGGTGGTGCTTTGGGGAGGGTGGCCATTCTTCCAGCGCGGTTGGGCTTCGGTTGTCCATCGCAGCCCCAACATGTTCACGTTGATCGCGCTGGGGACCGGAGTGGCTTGGCTGTACAGCGTGGTCGGCGTCATCGCCCCCCACGTGTTTCCGCCTTCGTTCCGCAACAAGATGGGTGGTGTGGACCTGTATTTCGAGGCAGCAGCCGTTATCACGACGCTCGTCTTGCTGGGTCAGGTCCTAGAACTTCGAGCACGGAGCGCGACGAGCAGCGCCATTCGGGCTCTACTCGACCTTTCACCCAAGCAGGCTCGGCTGGTTCGAGACGGAAAGGAAGAGGACATCCCGCTGGAACATGTCCATATGGGTGATTCGTTACGTGTGCGCCCTGGGGAGAAGATTCCTGTGGATGGCATCGTGATCGACGGCCGAAGCTCGGTAAATGAGTCCATGATCACCGGCGAGCCTATGCCCGTTCAGAAGGCCGAAGGCGACAGAGTGACGGGGGCGACGGTTAACGGAACGGGGAGCTTCCTAATGCGGGCTGAGCGCGTGGGAAGTGAAACCCTGCTTGCCCAGATCGTGAAAATGGTGAGCGAGGCACAGCGCTCGCGGGCTCCCATTCAAAAGTTGGCCGACACGGTTTCTGGCATATTCGTGCCGATTGTGGTGTTGGTCGCGATCATTTCCTTTGTCGTTTGGGCCATGTTCGGGCCAGCGCCTGCAATGGCGTATGCGGTCATCAATGCGGTCGCGGTGTTGATCATCGCCTGCCCTTGCGCACTGGGTTTAGCGACTCCGATGTCGATCATGGTCGGAACCGGGCGCGGTGCACAGGCCGGTGTTCTCATCAAGAGTGCGGAGGCGTTGGAGGCGTTCGAGAAAGTTGACACTCTGGTGGTTGACAAGACGGGCACGCTCACCGAGGGCAAGCCACGGGTGGTTGCCGTCGTTCCTCTGGCAGAACTCTCGGATACCGAGGTTCTTGAGGTGGCGGGAGGGATCGAGCAAGGCAGCGAACATCCCCTGGCGGCGGCGATTCTCGCTGGCCTCAAGGAACGTAGCATCGAGCCGAGCAAGGTGCAGGATTTTGAGTCGGTCACCGGCAAAGGCGTGCGTGGCAAGATCGGCAACGACGACGTTGCGCTCGGAAACTTCGCCTTGATGGAGTCTGTTGGCGTGACCCCGGGGGACGCCGCGACGAAAGCAGAGGCGATGCGAGCCGAAGGCCAGACCGTCATGTTCGTCGCTAAGGGGACAAAGGTTGTGGGTCTGATCGGCGTTGCGGACCCGATCAAGACAACAGCATCTGAAGCATTGGTCGCTTTGCACGAAGAGAAGATTCGCGTCGTCATGGTCACGGGCGACAGCAAGACCACGGCGCAGGCGGTTGCCACAGGACTCGGCATTGACGAAGTCCATGCCGACGTTTTGCCCGAAGGCAAGATTGAGATCATCAAGCGACTCCAATCGGAGGGGCGGTTCGTTGCGATGGCCGGTGACGGGATCAACGACGCCCCTGCTCTTGCTCAAGCTCAGGTTGGAATCGCGATGGGAACTGGCACCGACGTGGCAATGGAAAGCGCTGGCATCACCCTCCTCAAAGGCGATCTAACGGGACTGGTTCGGGCGAGAAGACTCAGCCGTGCGACAATGAGCAACATCCGCCAGAACCTCTTTTTCGCTTTCGTCTACAACGTCGCGGGAGTTCCAATTGCTGCGGGCGCTCTTTATCCGTTCACTGGTCTTCTACTGGGTCCGGTGATCGCGGCATTGGCAATGAGCTTAAGTTCTGTGTCCGTGATTGGCAATGCGCTGAGGCTACGGAGCACAAAACTGTAGCGTCGAATCGTTGCCCTTTAACGAGGCATCACGCCTGCGACCACTGCAACGTACAACTGCAGAGGTCGATTAGGTTCAAAAACGACCGCTTTTGGCGAATTTGTGTGTTGATAGAGACATCGCACTGCAGAGGTCGTGAGTTCGAATCTCATCATCTCCACCAGATTCAAATGAACCTAAAGTGGTTCCTAAGATCGGTTCCTAAACGAGGAGCCGATGGGAGACTGTAGGAGCCGCAGGCCATTTACAACCACAAGCAAACTCGCCCCCATGTCGGCAAAGACCGCCATCCAGAGGGTCGCGATCCCCAAGAAGGCGAGCACGAAGAAAAGCACCTTTACACCAATCGCGAATGCGATGTTTTGCTTCAATACGGTGGAAGCTCGGCGGCTCAGTCGGATGAACTCGGGGATTTTGCGCAGGTCATCTTGCATCAGCGCGACGTCGGCAGTCTCTATCGCCGTGTCCGTTCCGGCTGCGCCCATCGCGAAGCCGACGTCTGCCTGAGCTAATGCGGGGGCGTCGTTGATGCCGTCACCCACCATGCCCACGTGTTCTTCGTCAGCGGTTAGCTCGGTGATGATCTTTCGCTTGTCTTCAGGAAGTAGGTCTCCGCGAGCGTCGTCAATGCCTACTTGGGCAGCAATGGCATTTGCGGTTCGAGCATTGTCACCAGTGAGCATGAGAGTTCTCACTCCAAGGTCGTGCAGCTCCTTAACTGCCTGAATGCTCGTTTCGCGGACGGTATCGGCAACCGCGATGACCCCGAGCGCCCGATCAGCGTTGCCGAGAATGACGACGGTCTTCCCCTGCTCTTCGAGGTCTTCGAGAACTGCCTCGACCTCGGCGCGGCAGTAGTCCTCCTCGTGAGCAAGCCGATGGTTTCCAAGGAAGTATTGCTGCCCATCAACGACTCCGCTCACCCCGCGCCCCGTAATGGACTCGAACTCTTGGACAGAAGCTCTTTCGCCTTTGTAGGCATCGACAATGGCGGTAGCTACGGGATGCTCCGACGGGGCGTCGAGGCTAGCCGCCAATCGAAGCAGTTCCACTTCTTCAATGGAATCGAACGGTATAACATCGGTCACCTTTGGCAAGCCATGGGTCAAGGTGCCGGTTTTGTCAAGAGCAATTCGCGAGAGCCTCCGACCCTCTTCGATGTAAACGCCCCCCTTAATCAAAATTCCTCGTCTTGCTGCTGAGGCCAAAGCGCTGACGACAGTGACCGGAGTCGAGATGACCAGCGCACATGGGCACGCGATCACCAAGAGCACCAATGCTTTGTAGAGCCAATCCGAGTAAGGTTGGGCCAAAAGCAAGGGTGGCACGACCGTAATGAGGATTGCCAATACGACGACGAGCGGCGTGTAGTACCGAGCGAACTGGTCGACGAAACGCTGCGTGGGCGCCTTCTGACTCTGCGCTTGCTGCACGGCTCGAATGATCCGTGCCAATGTCGTTTGCCCCGTGTTAGCCGTAACTTCAAAATCGAAGCTGCCTTTCTCGTTGATCGTCCCGGCGAAGACCTGATCTCCAGCCGCTTTAGCAACCGGGATGCTTTCTCCGGTAATAGGGGCCTGGTTTACACTGGAGGAACCTTTCTTTACGAGGCCATCTAGCGCGATGCGTTCTCCTGGCCGAACTCTCACGAGTTGCCCGAGAGCGACGCTGGAAGCTTCGATTTCGACCCATTCGTTTCCGACCAATGCAAGTGCACGCTCGGGGGATAATTCCATGAGTGAGCGAATCGCGTGACGCGCTCGATCGAGCGAGAATGCTTCAATCATTTCAGCGACCCCAAAGAGGAAGGTGACCATAGCGGCTTCGGGCCACTGCCCGATGAAGGCCGCCCCGATGATCGCAATCGTCATCAAGAAATTTATGTTGAGCGTGAGGGTCCGCAGGGAGACGATCCCCTTTCGAATCGTCTCCTTGCCGCCCAGCGCAATCGAACCAAGTGCTAGAGCAATCACCGGCCATGACCGTTCTGTGCCCATAGTCCACGCGATGACTTCGGCGGCCACCGCGAGGACTCCAGAAGCTCCCATGAGCCATCGATCGAGAATCGGAACAGCCGGTCCGTGCCCCGCCGATTCGGGCTCGTCTTCACTTACGAGCTTTGGATCCATTCCTACCGATTCGAGGGCTTGCTGGATGGTGCTTTCGTCGGGATGATCGTGGATCACCGTCAGCTTGCGGCTCATCAAGTCGAATTCCAGCCGCTCGATCCCGTTCATCCCGTTCAAACGGTTCCGAATGATGCCTTCCTCCGTAGGGCAATCCATCTTTCCGATCCGGAAGACCGTCTTCATAGCTCCTCCGGAAGCTCGTTGTCACGCTCGAACCATGTGTAAAGAACCGGAAGGACGAGAAGGGTTAGCAACGTGGCAGAAGCGATTCCGCCAATAACTACCGTTGCCAAGGGCCTTTGGACTTCTGCTCCTATGCCTGTGTTCAGTGCCATGGGAATGAACCCCAGGGCGGCGACGAGAGCGGTCATCAGCACCGGACGAAGACGCTGCTGGGCACCTTCGCTAACGGCGTCCTTAACCAAGAGCTTGCCTTCTTGTCGCAATCGGTTGATCGCAGAGACCATCACAACACCATTCAGGACCGCAACTCCGGACAAGGCTATGAAGCCTACGCCGGCCGAGATGCTGAAGGGCAACCCTCTGATCCATAGGGCAAGAACACCGCCCGTCACCGCCAGTGGAACGCCGGTGAAGATCAGCAACGCCTGCTTGATCGAGCCGAAAGTCATGAAGAGTAGGGTGAAGATCAAGGCAAGCGCCAGAGGCACCACAATCATCAATCGTGCGCTTGCATGCTGCAGGTTCTCGAACTGACCGCCCCACGTAATGTAATAGCCTTCGTCGAGCTTTACCTTCTCGTCAATGGCCTTCTGGGCATTCGCGACGAAGCCAGCAAGGTCGGTTCCACGGACGTTGAGCTGAACGACGACGCGCCGCTTGCCCGATTCCCGGCTGATTTGGGCGGGTGCAGGTTGATTGTCGATATGCGCCAGACTCGATAGAGGGACCGATTCGCCGTTGGCCAGCTTCACGGGCAAACTCGCGATGGCATCAGCGTCGTTTCGTACTTCGGCAGGCAAACGAACGATCAGCTCATACCGCTTGTCCCCTTCACGAATCTGCCCAATCTCTTCGCCTCCTAAGGCTGAGCTGATTAACTCTTGGACTTCGCTAATCGAAACTCCGAACCGCCCTATGGCTTCGCGGTCGATGTCGATTTGGAGAACGGGGATGGGCTCAACCTGCTCGACTTCGACGTCCGCTGCGCCCGGGATTTCTGCAACAACCGCCCGAATCTCCTCAGCCTTCTGACGGAGCACCTCCAAGTCTTCTCCAAACACCTTGATTCCGATGTCGGCCTTGACCCCGGAAACCAATTCGGAGAAGCGCATTTCGATGGGCTGCGAGAAGTTGTAGCCTTGGCCTGGGACTTCGTTGAGCTTTTCTTCGATCTCCTCGCGGATCTTTTCCTTAGTCATTCCCGCACGCCACTGATCCCTCTCTTTGAGCATGATGAAGCTGTCGGTAAGGCTAAGCGGCATTGGATCGGTAGCGACTTCAGGCGTGCCGCTCCGGGAGAACATCGTGATCACCTCCGGAACTTCCAGCACCTTCTTCTCGGCTGCGGTTACCAGCCGGATGGTTTCCTCTGCGTTGACGGTCCGGATACGAATCGGCTGCACAACGAGGTCGCCTTCATCCAAGGTTGGAATGAACTCAGCGCCCAGCGTAGTGAAGACCCAGCCCGCTAGCCCCAGCAGAACGAGAGCCCCCGCGACAACGATTGCCTTTGCGCGCAGCGCGAAGGTCAATGCGGGTTTGTACATACGGCTGAAGAATCCCATGATCGGGTTCTTGCCCTCGCGCGTGTCGCCTGACAAGAACAGGCTGGCCAAAGCCGGAACCAATGTGAGGGTTAAGATCAACGCGCCAAGTAGCGCGAACACGACCGTAAAGGCCATCGGCTTGAACATCTTGCCTTCGGTTCCTTCCAGCGCCAAGATCGGCAAATAAACGACCGTGATAATGGAAACCGCGAAGGCCGTTGGCTTGGCCACTTCCTTCGAGGACTCCCAGACCACGTGCCGCACATCATGACGGTTTAGCGTCTTACCGGCATGCTCGCGGGCTTCCGCAACCCTGCGGACGGCATTCTCGATCATGACGACCGCGCCGTCGACGATCAAACCAAAGTCGATCGCACCGAGGCTCATGAGGTTCCCAGAGATGCCCCACTGGTTCATCATGCCGATGGCAAAGAGCATCGACAATGGGATTGCCAAAGCGACGATTACTGCGCCGCGCCAGTTTCCAAGCAACAGAAGAAGGACGACGATGACGAGGATGCCGCCTTCCAGCAGGCTCTTCTCAACCGTGCCTACCGTCTTGTTGACCAAGTTGGCGCGGTTGTAGACCGTCGTCAGCTTGACATCCTCGGGAAGCTGCGCCTTGATCTCCTCGATTTTGGCGTCCACTGCCTGGGCGACCGTTCGTCCGTTGGCCCCCTTGAGCATCATCGCGATGGCGAGAAGGGCTTCGTGGCCATCCTTCGTGCTCAGTCCGGTCACGACCGGTGTCCCTGTCGTGACTTCGGCCACGTCGCGCACGAGCACAGGCGTGCCGTCTTCGCTTGAGACGGGAATGGTTTCGATTTCCTCTGGTGTGGAAGCCATGCCCACCGATCGGATGAGCGTTCTCTCCCCTCCAGAGTCGAGAACTCCTCCTCCCGCGTTCTGGTTATTGTTCTGCAGGGCTTCGATCAGGTCGTGGATGCCGAGTCCGCGCGCTTGCAGCCGAGCCATGTCGGCGACCACTTGATATTGCTTAACGTTACCGTCAGCAACATTGACTTCGGCGACTCCGGCGACCGAGCGAAGCTGGGGCGCGATCTGCCAATCCATGATCGTCCTCAGGTCGGTGATCGAGCGCTTGTCGCTTTCGACCGAGAACATGTAGATGTCGCCGAGCCCGGTGGAAACCGGCCCCATTTGTGGCGCATCGATATTCGCCGGTAACTCAGCGCCAACTCTGCTCAACCGTTCGTTGACAAGTTGACGTGCGAAGAAGATGTCCACGTTGTCGTGGAATGTCACCGTGACTTGGGACAGACCGTATTGGCTGAGCGACCTGGTGTTCATCACGCCGGGAAGGCCGGCCATCGCCGTTTCGATGGGAAACGTCACCAGCCGCTCCACTTCCTCGGGTCCCATGCCCCCGGTTTGCGTGTTGATCTGCACCTGATTCGTGGTGATGTCAGGGACCGCGTCGAGATTGAGCTTGGTCCATGAGAGAATTCCCCAAAGGACAAGTCCGATGGTTCCGGCAAAAACCAGGAGTCGCTGAGTCAGGCTGAAATGGAGGAGTCTATCCAACATGGCTTGAAACCTCCGGCAAGTCACGAGTCGCTTCCCCTTCGGGCGAGGTCGGTTTGCATCCGCACTCAGCGCTCAATAGAGGAGCCAGCATGAGCCAGCGAAGTACACGTATGACTCGTCTCATCTTGCCACAATCCTGTATGTCTGGAAGCTGGACGTCATGGGCGGTTCTTGCCCGGCAGCTTTAGCCGCCTTTATATCGTCGAAACCTCGCTGATGGCCTTCCGCAAACTCAGAAGAACCGACCCACGCTCGGAAGCCACTCTCGTCCTCCCATTGGCTGATGATAAGATAGGCTTCGCCCTCTCGATCCGGGCGGAGAACAAACATCTCCACAAACCCTGGAACTCGGTCGATCGCATGGGCGCGCGTCGCGAAAAGCTCTTCAAATCGAAGTGCGTAGTCGTTCCGAACACTAATGTAGTTGATGGCCACGAATTGTGCGGGGCCGCACGGGGACGCGCAGCCACATTGAGTTTTTGCTTTGTGATCCATTAGTCTTCATGCCCCTTGAGTTCACCCTTCACCTTCTCGCTTTTGAGCACGAAGGCGCCCTTGCTGACTACTCGATCGCCGATGGCGACGCCTTCCAGAACTTCCACAAACTCTCCTTGAACACGCCCCAGCGTGACAGTCCGCTCCTCGAACTTCCCACCATCTTCGGCGATGTACAGCTTTCGCTTGTCGCCATCTTCGATGATCGCGGAGCGTGGAACGACGACGGCCTGTGTGCTTGCGCCGACTCCCAACCGGACCGTTGCAGACATTCCGCTGCGTAACTGCGAGCCGGAGTTGTCAACGAGTATCTGGACGGGCATGGATCTCGTCTTCGGGTCGAGGCGGCTGCCTACCGACTGGACAACCCCACTGAAGATCCTGCCAGGATAAGCGCTGACGCTGACTTGGGCGACTGTGCCGGCTCTGGCCGCTCCGATCTGCTTGTCGGAGACTTGCGCCACCACCCAAACAGTTGCCAGGTTCTCAATCTCTCCTAGCTCTGTCGACCTTTCAACGGCTTGCCCCATCGTGGCTTCAAGGTCGACGACTACGCCACTTATGGGAGCCTTAACGACCACGGAACCGC
The genomic region above belongs to Candidatus Nitrosymbiomonas proteolyticus and contains:
- a CDS encoding winged helix-turn-helix transcriptional regulator, which codes for MNDVVLFGKALADPTRVRILAALLKNGLCVCELADALEMSQSTLSNHLQTLRQAGVLSTTQRHKWINYSIEPSAKPALEAVLNHYAAALKADQRGQRDAERIRRRLAIRVDGYCVLGPNQLDQGEKHEL
- a CDS encoding copper-translocating P-type ATPase, with translation MALDPVCGMMVDPADAAGSFEHAGTTYYFCGKSCLERFKSNPEKHLAPEPIEAAEPQDVRLEYTCPMHPEIVQKGPGSCPKCGMALEPLHPAATVKKTQWTCPMHPQIVQDKPGSCPICGMALEPMEVSPDDENPELVDMTRRFWVSTVLSIPLLLAVMPHLFGFDIANWIPHGVLGWAQFALATPVVLWGGWPFFQRGWASVVHRSPNMFTLIALGTGVAWLYSVVGVIAPHVFPPSFRNKMGGVDLYFEAAAVITTLVLLGQVLELRARSATSSAIRALLDLSPKQARLVRDGKEEDIPLEHVHMGDSLRVRPGEKIPVDGIVIDGRSSVNESMITGEPMPVQKAEGDRVTGATVNGTGSFLMRAERVGSETLLAQIVKMVSEAQRSRAPIQKLADTVSGIFVPIVVLVAIISFVVWAMFGPAPAMAYAVINAVAVLIIACPCALGLATPMSIMVGTGRGAQAGVLIKSAEALEAFEKVDTLVVDKTGTLTEGKPRVVAVVPLAELSDTEVLEVAGGIEQGSEHPLAAAILAGLKERSIEPSKVQDFESVTGKGVRGKIGNDDVALGNFALMESVGVTPGDAATKAEAMRAEGQTVMFVAKGTKVVGLIGVADPIKTTASEALVALHEEKIRVVMVTGDSKTTAQAVATGLGIDEVHADVLPEGKIEIIKRLQSEGRFVAMAGDGINDAPALAQAQVGIAMGTGTDVAMESAGITLLKGDLTGLVRARRLSRATMSNIRQNLFFAFVYNVAGVPIAAGALYPFTGLLLGPVIAALAMSLSSVSVIGNALRLRSTKL
- a CDS encoding ATPase P, with protein sequence MKTVFRIGKMDCPTEEGIIRNRLNGMNGIERLEFDLMSRKLTVIHDHPDESTIQQALESVGMDPKLVSEDEPESAGHGPAVPILDRWLMGASGVLAVAAEVIAWTMGTERSWPVIALALGSIALGGKETIRKGIVSLRTLTLNINFLMTIAIIGAAFIGQWPEAAMVTFLFGVAEMIEAFSLDRARHAIRSLMELSPERALALVGNEWVEIEASSVALGQLVRVRPGERIALDGLVKKGSSSVNQAPITGESIPVAKAAGDQVFAGTINEKGSFDFEVTANTGQTTLARIIRAVQQAQSQKAPTQRFVDQFARYYTPLVVVLAILITVVPPLLLAQPYSDWLYKALVLLVIACPCALVISTPVTVVSALASAARRGILIKGGVYIEEGRRLSRIALDKTGTLTHGLPKVTDVIPFDSIEEVELLRLAASLDAPSEHPVATAIVDAYKGERASVQEFESITGRGVSGVVDGQQYFLGNHRLAHEEDYCRAEVEAVLEDLEEQGKTVVILGNADRALGVIAVADTVRETSIQAVKELHDLGVRTLMLTGDNARTANAIAAQVGIDDARGDLLPEDKRKIITELTADEEHVGMVGDGINDAPALAQADVGFAMGAAGTDTAIETADVALMQDDLRKIPEFIRLSRRASTVLKQNIAFAIGVKVLFFVLAFLGIATLWMAVFADMGASLLVVVNGLRLLQSPIGSSFRNRS
- a CDS encoding cation/multidrug efflux pump — translated: MLDRLLHFSLTQRLLVFAGTIGLVLWGILSWTKLNLDAVPDITTNQVQINTQTGGMGPEEVERLVTFPIETAMAGLPGVMNTRSLSQYGLSQVTVTFHDNVDIFFARQLVNERLSRVGAELPANIDAPQMGPVSTGLGDIYMFSVESDKRSITDLRTIMDWQIAPQLRSVAGVAEVNVADGNVKQYQVVADMARLQARGLGIHDLIEALQNNNQNAGGGVLDSGGERTLIRSVGMASTPEEIETIPVSSEDGTPVLVRDVAEVTTGTPVVTGLSTKDGHEALLAIAMMLKGANGRTVAQAVDAKIEEIKAQLPEDVKLTTVYNRANLVNKTVGTVEKSLLEGGILVIVVLLLLLGNWRGAVIVALAIPLSMLFAIGMMNQWGISGNLMSLGAIDFGLIVDGAVVMIENAVRRVAEAREHAGKTLNRHDVRHVVWESSKEVAKPTAFAVSIITVVYLPILALEGTEGKMFKPMAFTVVFALLGALILTLTLVPALASLFLSGDTREGKNPIMGFFSRMYKPALTFALRAKAIVVAGALVLLGLAGWVFTTLGAEFIPTLDEGDLVVQPIRIRTVNAEETIRLVTAAEKKVLEVPEVITMFSRSGTPEVATDPMPLSLTDSFIMLKERDQWRAGMTKEKIREEIEEKLNEVPGQGYNFSQPIEMRFSELVSGVKADIGIKVFGEDLEVLRQKAEEIRAVVAEIPGAADVEVEQVEPIPVLQIDIDREAIGRFGVSISEVQELISSALGGEEIGQIREGDKRYELIVRLPAEVRNDADAIASLPVKLANGESVPLSSLAHIDNQPAPAQISRESGKRRVVVQLNVRGTDLAGFVANAQKAIDEKVKLDEGYYITWGGQFENLQHASARLMIVVPLALALIFTLLFMTFGSIKQALLIFTGVPLAVTGGVLALWIRGLPFSISAGVGFIALSGVAVLNGVVMVSAINRLRQEGKLLVKDAVSEGAQQRLRPVLMTALVAALGFIPMALNTGIGAEVQRPLATVVIGGIASATLLTLLVLPVLYTWFERDNELPEEL
- a CDS encoding heme-degrading monooxygenase HmoB, yielding MDHKAKTQCGCASPCGPAQFVAINYISVRNDYALRFEELFATRAHAIDRVPGFVEMFVLRPDREGEAYLIISQWEDESGFRAWVGSSEFAEGHQRGFDDIKAAKAAGQEPPMTSSFQTYRIVAR